The genomic stretch ACATTGACTCCGGGAGAAATTATCTATAAAGGGGTTGAAGAGGAAAAGAGTGTACAGATTTGCGGGGGTGTTGTGGAAGTTCGGGACAATAATGTGGTGGTTTGTATAAATTGATGCACCTATGAAGAATGATTTGAAATATATATTGTTGACACTTATTCTATTGGTCGGAACACTGACTGCGGGTGCGGTTGGACTGGCCGCAACGGGTGTTAGCGGGGAAGAATCGCAACAGGTCGAGGACAAGCTTGCCGTGCGGGTGGATTCCGTGATGCAGCAGGAGGAATGGGAGGATAAGGCTTTTGACCCTAAAAGGACTATTTTCGAGCATTTGGGAGACGAGTATGGATGGACGATTATCGGAAAGGTAACCATACCTCTGCCCGTGATTGTTCGGGATAATGGAGGGGAATGGTATTTTTTCAGTTCTTCACGTTTAGCAGACGGGAAAACATATAAAGGATTTCATATTGCCGGGGAAGGAGCTTATGAAGGGAAAATCGTGGGGGTAGATGCTACCGGAGACGAATATCGTCCTTGTGATTTTTCTATCACCAAAAACGCTTTTTCCGTGATGATTAGCGGGCTGATCACGATGTTGATCGTGTTCTCGTTAGTTCGATTTTATAAAAGGAAAAAGTTTAAGGCCCCGCGTAAGGGAATGGGTGGTCTGGAAATGATCGTCGAAATGTTATATAAAGAAGTTATTGTCAGTGTGCTAGGAAAGGAATCTAAGCGATATGCACCCTATCTGTTGACATTGTTCTTTTTTATATTCGTATCCAATATGATGGGGTTGATAGCTGTATTCCCAGGTGGGGCGAACGTGATGGGAAATATGTCAATTACGCTAGTCTTGGCATTGTGTACCTTCGTGGTGATTAATGTTTCCGGGACGAAAGAGTACTGGAAAGAGATATTTTGGCCGGATGTACCTATGGGATTGAAATGTCCGGTACCCTTATTGCCTGTTATCGAGATATTCGGAGTGTTCACGAAACCGGTGGCCTTGATGATTCGTCTTTTCGCTAATATGTTGGGAGGACACTTGATTGTGTTGGTGCTGATTTCGTTAATCTTTTTATTTAGTGTGATGGGACAGGTGGTATTGGGTGTTACAACTGTATTTTCAGTATTGTTTGCCGTGTTTATGAACTTGATTCACGTGTTGATCGGGTTTATTCAAGCATACGTGTTTATGTTGCTTTCAACAATCTTTATCGGGTTGGCGAGAGTGAGGAAAGTTAAAATCTAAAATCATTAAATCTAAAATTAATAAATAAGGTTATGGAAAGTTTGATTTTATTGGAAGTAGCAGCAGCCGGGTTAAGTCTGGCTAAGATAGGTGCATGTGTTGGAGCTGGTTTGGCAGCTATTGCTGCAGGTATTGGTATCGGTAAGATCGGTTCTTCGGCGATGGATGCTATTGCCCGTCAGCCGGAAGAGACTAACAATATCAGAACCAATATGATCGTGATTGCGGCTTTGATCGAGGGGGTTGCTCTTTTTGCAATTATCGTTTGTTTATTAGCATTGTTTGTATAAAAAGAAGCTATGTCATTATTTACACCGGAATTCGGATTAGTGTTTTGGATGCTGGTTGTCTTTTTGATTCTTTTCGGCATTCTGGCAAAATACGCCTGGCCGGCTATTGTCCGGATGATGGACGAGCGGGCTGATTTTATTGATAAAGGCGTAGAGTATGCCCGGGAGGCTAAAAGAGATCGCGAAAAGGCGCAAGAGGATGCCAAAGATTTGTTGACGGAAGCCCGTAAGCAACAATTAGAGGTATTGCAGCAGACAGAACGGCTGAAACGGGAGATGATAGCGGAAGCCCGAAAAGCGGCAGAAAACGAGGCAAAACAAGTGAGGGAAGCTGCCAACTTGTCGATAGAACAGGCAAAACGGGAAGCAGAATTACAATTGCGTAAACAAGTGGCATCTTTGTCTTTGCAAGTTGCAGAGAAAGTGATGCGTAAGGACTTGGCTACCGATAAGAACCAGATGGAACTGATCGGTAAGTTGTTGAACGAGCTTGAGAATAAAGAGTAAAGGAGGAGAGTATGGACGAAGGATTGATTGCTCGAAGGTATGCAAAGGCCGTGTTTCGATACGCGCAGGAATTAAATGCTGCTGATGCAGTGTATGAGAAGATGAAATTATTCGAGAAAAATTATATCGCTCATCCCGACTTGCAGAAAGCTTTGTTAAATCCGTTGTTATCACCCGAGGATAAGGAAATGCTGCTCTCCACGGCTATCGGGATAGAACCGGGAGAGGCATACATCAAGGGTATTCGTTTGTTGATAAGAAACCACCGGGAAATGTATGTCAGGTCAATTTGCCTGATGTTTCAGAAGATTTACCGGGCAGCAAACGGGATTATCCGGGTGAAGATCATCACGGCGATGGAGTTGTCGGACGAGACGATGGATAAGATCAAAGAGTTCGTGCGGCGTCATACTGATAAGACAATAGAGTTTGTCCATAAGGTTGATCCCTCGATTATCGGAGGTTTTATATTACAGATTGGATCCCGGCAACTAGATGCCTCACTGATGAAAGAGCTGAAGGAGATGAGTCTCCAGTTTGGATTTTTAGATTATAAATGAATTCTTCGGGAGGATGACAAGAAGAACGTGTTAGCCTTGTGAGGCCTGAATTTAAAATCTAAAATCATTAAATCTAAAATTATTTAGGGTTATGTTGAAAGCGAATGAAATATCAGATATTTTGGAAATGCAACTCAAGGAGGTCGATACGAAGATGGCTTTCGAAGAGGTGGGAACCGTGATGGAGGTTGGTGACGGGGTGGCCCACGTGTTCGGGTTGGATAATGTGCAGGCTAACGAGTTGCTGGAATTTGAGAACGGGGTTCGTGGAGTTGCAATGAACTTGGAGGAAGATAATGTGGGAGTGATTCTGATGAATGCCGGTGATCGGGTGAAGGAAAATTACACGGTGAAACGTACGGGAAGTATTGCCTCCGTGAAGGTGGGTGAGGGATTGCTTGGACGGGTTGTCAACACGCTGGGTGAACCTATCGACGGAGCCGGACCCATTGAAGGGGAATTAATACAGTTACCGTTGGAACGTAAGGCTCCGGGGGTAATCTATCGTCAACCGGTGAAAGAACCGTTACAGACAGGGATCAAGGCGATTGATTCCATGGTACCGATCGGACGGGGACAGCGGGAGCTGATCATCGGAGACCGTCAGACCGGAAAGACATCTATTGCCGTGGATACGATTTTGAACCAGAAAAGAAATTTCGATAACGGTGATCCGATTTATTGTATTTACGTGGCTATTGGTCAGAAAGCATCATCTGTAGCCATGTTGGTGAACACGTTGCAGGAGAGAGGTGCGATGCAGTACACGGTCGTTGTTGCGGCAAACGCATCCGACTCGGCAGCTATGCGTTATTATGCACCCTTTGCGGGAGCGACGATTGGGGAGTATTTTCGGGACAGTGGTCGTCACGCATTAGTCGTGTATGACGATCTTTCCAAACAGGCTGTCGCTTATCGTGAGATTTCTTTGATTTTGCGTCGTCCTTCCGGGCGTGAGGCTTATCCGGGAGATATATTCTATTTACATTCTCGTTTGTTGGAACGGGCAGCACGAATTATATCCAGTGATGAGATGGCACAGACGATGAATGATCTGCCGGATGTGTTGAGACCCACTGCTAAAGGAGGTGGTTCATTAACCGCATTGCCGATTATCGAGACTCAGGCAGGAGACGTGTCGGCGTATATTCCGACCAATGTTATTTCTATCACGGACGGGCAGATTTTCCTTGAGGCCGGATTGTTTAACGAAGGGGTACGTCCCGCAATTAACGTAGGTATTTCTGTATCTCGTGTCGGTGGTAATGCTCAAGTAAAAGCCATGAAGAAGATTGCCGGAACATTGAAGATTGACCAAGCCCAGTACCGGGAATTGGAGGCTTTCTCTAAGTTTGGAGGAGACATGGATTCAGTGACGGAAATGGTGATCGATAAAGGACGTAAGAACGCTCAGTTATTGATTCAGCCCCAGCATGCGCCGATGCCCGTGGAGGAAGAGATTGCCGTGATTTATTGTGGTACACAAGGGTTGTTGCGTAACGTGGATTTGAAACATGTAGCCGAGTTTGAGAAGATGTTTCTGGAGATATTGCGATCCAAATACCAAAAAGAGATTTTAGAGCCGTTGCGGGAGGGGGGGCTGGATGAGAATGTATCTAAATTATTAGAAGAAGTAGCCACGGAAGTGGGGCAGACTTTTAATTAGTTCATAAAGTAAAAATTATGGCATCAACACGTGAATTGAAAGGAAGGATAAATTCGGTACATTCTTCTCAAAAGATAACCGGAGCCATGAAGATGATTTCTTCTGCCCGGTTGAGAAAGTCTGAGAATGCATTGAATCATGCCCGTCCTTACATGGAACAGTTGCAAAATATACTGGATCATATTGCAAGTGAAATTAATGATTATCAGTCTCCGTTAAGTCAGGATCGTCCGGTTCAACGGGTCGCAATTGTTATTTTTGCTGCCAATGAAGGTTTATGTGGCGCTTTTAACCTGCTATTATACAAGAAATTATTGGAGACATTAAAAGAGTATGATGGTAAGGTTAAATCGCCTGTTTTCGTTTATCCCGTGGGGAGAAAGCTCGTGAACGATATAAAACGAACGAGGGGGGTGGAGGTTATGCCGATCCCCGATCTTTTCGAAAAAAAACAATATGCAGAAGGAGCAACGGCATTGGCAGATGAATTAATTCATCGTTTTTTGGAGAAGGATGTGGATCGGGTCGAAGTTATTTATGCTCATTATAAGAGTATGGGAACACAGATCATCAGTCGGGAGCAGTTACTTCCGTGGGTACCTCAGGAAACGAAAGCTCTTTCAGATAAAGAACGAAATAAAGTATATATTTACGAGCCGGATTGCGAAGAGATATTGGAGACGATTTATCCGTTGGTTATCCATTCCACGATGTATCGGTACCTACTGGAAAATCAGACTTCTGAACAGGCCTCTCGCATCTTGTCTATGCAAATGGCAAATGATAATGCTATTAAGTTGTTGAAAAACTTGCAATTGGAATACAATAAGTTGAGACAACAGAATATTACGGCCGAGTTGATGGACATTGTGGGTGGGTCGATAGAGTAATTTATGATATAATAGTTTAATTTATGGTTATAACACTGATTATTTTAGCATTATCTGCTTTCTTTTTTGTAAATGGAAAAATTCGGTCTGATGTGGTTGCGCTTTGTGCGTTGGTACTTTTGATACTATGTGGTATATTAACCCCGGAGGAGGCGCTTTCAGGTTTTTCTAATTCCATCGTGATTATGATGGTGGGGTTGTTCGTGGTGGGGGGGGCCATATTTCAAACCGGATTGGCTAAAATGATCAGTAGTAAAATACTTCAATTGGCAGGTAAGAGCGAGTTGAAGCTTTTTATTTTAATCATGTTGGTTACTTCTGCCATCGGTGCATTTGTGAGTAACACGGGAACCGTGGCTCTGATGTTACCGATTGTGGTCAGTATGGC from Butyricimonas virosa encodes the following:
- the atpE gene encoding ATP synthase F0 subunit C, with translation MESLILLEVAAAGLSLAKIGACVGAGLAAIAAGIGIGKIGSSAMDAIARQPEETNNIRTNMIVIAALIEGVALFAIIVCLLALFV
- the atpA gene encoding F0F1 ATP synthase subunit alpha; amino-acid sequence: MLKANEISDILEMQLKEVDTKMAFEEVGTVMEVGDGVAHVFGLDNVQANELLEFENGVRGVAMNLEEDNVGVILMNAGDRVKENYTVKRTGSIASVKVGEGLLGRVVNTLGEPIDGAGPIEGELIQLPLERKAPGVIYRQPVKEPLQTGIKAIDSMVPIGRGQRELIIGDRQTGKTSIAVDTILNQKRNFDNGDPIYCIYVAIGQKASSVAMLVNTLQERGAMQYTVVVAANASDSAAMRYYAPFAGATIGEYFRDSGRHALVVYDDLSKQAVAYREISLILRRPSGREAYPGDIFYLHSRLLERAARIISSDEMAQTMNDLPDVLRPTAKGGGSLTALPIIETQAGDVSAYIPTNVISITDGQIFLEAGLFNEGVRPAINVGISVSRVGGNAQVKAMKKIAGTLKIDQAQYRELEAFSKFGGDMDSVTEMVIDKGRKNAQLLIQPQHAPMPVEEEIAVIYCGTQGLLRNVDLKHVAEFEKMFLEILRSKYQKEILEPLREGGLDENVSKLLEEVATEVGQTFN
- the atpF gene encoding F0F1 ATP synthase subunit B, producing the protein MSLFTPEFGLVFWMLVVFLILFGILAKYAWPAIVRMMDERADFIDKGVEYAREAKRDREKAQEDAKDLLTEARKQQLEVLQQTERLKREMIAEARKAAENEAKQVREAANLSIEQAKREAELQLRKQVASLSLQVAEKVMRKDLATDKNQMELIGKLLNELENKE
- a CDS encoding F0F1 ATP synthase subunit delta yields the protein MDEGLIARRYAKAVFRYAQELNAADAVYEKMKLFEKNYIAHPDLQKALLNPLLSPEDKEMLLSTAIGIEPGEAYIKGIRLLIRNHREMYVRSICLMFQKIYRAANGIIRVKIITAMELSDETMDKIKEFVRRHTDKTIEFVHKVDPSIIGGFILQIGSRQLDASLMKELKEMSLQFGFLDYK
- the atpG gene encoding ATP synthase F1 subunit gamma, which codes for MASTRELKGRINSVHSSQKITGAMKMISSARLRKSENALNHARPYMEQLQNILDHIASEINDYQSPLSQDRPVQRVAIVIFAANEGLCGAFNLLLYKKLLETLKEYDGKVKSPVFVYPVGRKLVNDIKRTRGVEVMPIPDLFEKKQYAEGATALADELIHRFLEKDVDRVEVIYAHYKSMGTQIISREQLLPWVPQETKALSDKERNKVYIYEPDCEEILETIYPLVIHSTMYRYLLENQTSEQASRILSMQMANDNAIKLLKNLQLEYNKLRQQNITAELMDIVGGSIE
- the atpB gene encoding F0F1 ATP synthase subunit A — protein: MKNDLKYILLTLILLVGTLTAGAVGLAATGVSGEESQQVEDKLAVRVDSVMQQEEWEDKAFDPKRTIFEHLGDEYGWTIIGKVTIPLPVIVRDNGGEWYFFSSSRLADGKTYKGFHIAGEGAYEGKIVGVDATGDEYRPCDFSITKNAFSVMISGLITMLIVFSLVRFYKRKKFKAPRKGMGGLEMIVEMLYKEVIVSVLGKESKRYAPYLLTLFFFIFVSNMMGLIAVFPGGANVMGNMSITLVLALCTFVVINVSGTKEYWKEIFWPDVPMGLKCPVPLLPVIEIFGVFTKPVALMIRLFANMLGGHLIVLVLISLIFLFSVMGQVVLGVTTVFSVLFAVFMNLIHVLIGFIQAYVFMLLSTIFIGLARVRKVKI